One window from the genome of Lasioglossum baleicum chromosome 9, iyLasBale1, whole genome shotgun sequence encodes:
- the LOC143211879 gene encoding uncharacterized protein LOC143211879, whose translation MDTDLPPPGVQMPGGTYGMNEGATFESIVNYVMKKTRLTGTRAGGMVMEVLKVGVALGRIKRTPRGTYILAADKPESSATQRITEPRFSDNSNDEISTDDSL comes from the coding sequence ATGGACACTGACCTACCCCCTCCAGGTGTCCAGATGCCGGGAGGAACGTACGGGATGAACGAGGGTGCGACATTCGAGAGTATCGTGAACTACGTGATGAAGAAGACGAGGCTGACTGGCACGCGGGCGGGCGGCATGGTGATGGAGGTCCTGAAAGTCGGCGTTGCTCTGGGAAGAATCAAAAGGACACCCCGCGGCACGTATATCCTTGCCGCGGATAAGCCGGAGAGCTCGGCGACTCAGAGGATCACGGAGCCGAGGTTCAGCGACAACAGCAACGACGAGATCTCCACGGACGATAGCCTGTGA